The Ignavibacteriales bacterium sequence TTAGATGATTGTAACCGAGGTAGGGCATCAAAGGAAAAAGCGCGCTCCCATCCTTAGTAACGCCGCAGGTAATAGCCCGTATCAATTCACCGTCGGTTAAATTAGATATTCCGGCTGGAGTTATATTCTTTGCATAAATAGTACCCGGAACGCCAGCTGTTGACTCATCAAATTTTTCTCCACCTTTACCAAATGTTCCCGCCAAAATCGGTCCGGCATATTTAGACCAATCGCGCGTGGAATGACAATCCATGCATACCGTAACGTGATGAGTGAGATATTTTCCGCGTTCCAATCTGGCAGAAGTCACTTCTACTTTTTCATTTGACGGTGGATCAACTTTTGGGTAAGATGAATTAAAATAAATTATAAAAGCTATAATGAGTACGGCAACTCCCCCTATTACATATGCGAGAATTTTTAAAAACTTCAGCATTCTTGTGATTCCTTTCTTATTAAATTAATTAAATGGATGGACTGTCTTTAATTTAATGGAATTTATTTAAAGTGAAAATAAAAAAATGAAGGGAAAGAAAATTATTCTACGGCTTTACTGGATGCATGACTCTTAAATAATTCCCACGAGATATAAAAATTTTGAAAGAGGACATAAAATATTGGCCCAAGAGATGCAATGGGACTAACGAATGAAAGTGAAATCCAAATTGTAAATGCATTGTTCTTCTGTCCTAACGATTGACTTGCTTCTGCAGCAAATTCTTTTCCGCCAATAAACCAGCCCATTGTAAAAAATAAAAGGCAGAGCGCAGCAGATGTAAGAGAAATTAAAAGAACAATCGCAAGCTCACTTGCCAATCCGGAACGAAGGTACTGTGATGCTTCCGATGTTGCAATGTAAATGTTGATAATCAGAATATAGAATGATGAATCTTTCCAGCCGACTAATGCCTTCCATGCTTTGGGAAGAAATTTTTTTGTTAATTGTGCCGCGGCAAATGGAGCCGATAACGTGATGATAATCGGCAATAGAACTTGCCCAACAGAGATGTCGGAATTGCTATTCATCAATAATGGAAGTAAAAACGGAATCAGCAGAGCAATAACAATATTGTTAAGTAAAAGCGAAAATGAAACGAACGCTACATTCCCCTTTTTTAGACTGATGATTACCGGTGCGGCAATTGCGGTTGGAGCTATCGCAGTTATGAATGCAGTTTGCGCAAGTACCAAGCTGACCGGTTTCAATAAAAAATAAACCAGTATTGAGCTGCCGATAATTGTTGCGAGAATTATAAAATGACTTTTTCTGATTATTTCTTTTTCTAAACGCGCATCTAAAAATGAAAAGAAGAGCATTGTCATTAAAAAGTATCTGATGAGAAAAGTGTAATTACTTCCGTATGGAAATAAAATGCCGGTTGTAATCGCGATTAGGAGAAGAATAGTTTTCATCAATAGAGAAAATTGTTGCCGCAAACTTAGCAATGTATAAAGCCGCATTCAAACGCATAATCTCTTAATGTTATTTTCTGCTGAAAATAAATTTTAAAATTACAGCCACCAAGAATTTAAACGGCATATAATTCCGTCTTAACATATTTTAACAGAGATAGAAGCCAGCTTATTCATATTTTTGTGGTCAAAATGTAAAGTGTAAATCAACTTTTTGGAATAATGCATTATGAATAGTAAGTCGATTAAAAACATATCAATAGCAGGATTTGTAATTATAGTTTTAGGATTGCTTATAGTACCAAGATATTGCAGCAAAAAAGAAATTGGTGCTGCTGAAAATGGAGGCCGGCTCAGAGGAGGCGGCGCGATGATTGCGGTTACGGTGCAGATTGCAAAGCCATCTTCTTTCGAGAACACACTTCAGATTTCGGGATCGGTAATAAGCAATGAAGAAGTCGATCTTCGAATGGAAACATCCGGTAAAATAACGGCAATCAATTTTAAAGAAGGCGGAAAAGTTAATAAAGGCGACTTGCTTGTGAAAGTAAATGATGCAGATCTTCAAGCTCAATTGCAAAAAGCCGAGATCAGAAAAAAACTTGCGGAAGAGAAAGAATACCGCCAAAGAACTCTTCTTGAGAAAAAAGGAATCAGCCAGGAGACTTACGATACTGTGCTGAACGATTTAAACTCGGCTAAAGCAGATATTGAAAATTTAAAGGCACTTATTGCCAAAACAGAAATACGTGCACCTTTCAACGGAACTATCGGCTTGCGTTATGTCAGCGAAGGAAGTTATGTTTCATCAGCAACGAGAATAGCAACTCTTCAAAATATAAATCCGGTTAAAATTAATTTTTCCGTTCCGCAGAGATATGCAACTGCAATCTCTATCGGAAATTTTATTTCG is a genomic window containing:
- a CDS encoding efflux RND transporter periplasmic adaptor subunit; this encodes MNSKSIKNISIAGFVIIVLGLLIVPRYCSKKEIGAAENGGRLRGGGAMIAVTVQIAKPSSFENTLQISGSVISNEEVDLRMETSGKITAINFKEGGKVNKGDLLVKVNDADLQAQLQKAEIRKKLAEEKEYRQRTLLEKKGISQETYDTVLNDLNSAKADIENLKALIAKTEIRAPFNGTIGLRYVSEGSYVSSATRIATLQNINPVKINFSVPQRYATAISIGNFISVKSSAGKMYQAKIYAIEPKIDPATRALQVRAICSNDRGELIPGSYLGITLALNDVKNAITIPTQALALDIGGESVFLYKNGTAVPQRVVSGLRTEDDVQIVSGLALGDTIITTGVMQLRPKAKVRIMNAENK